The following coding sequences lie in one Silvanigrella aquatica genomic window:
- a CDS encoding DUF4442 domain-containing protein encodes MSLWPPYLGAGIKITNISKDFLMLDVAMNLKWYNRNFVGTHFGGSLFSMTDPFYMLMLIKSLGSEYIIWDKASKIEFIKPGKGTVKAHFEFTQDEIDEIRQHAESKKKYLFNKEVFIFDEQGDIIAKVEKTLYVKKI; translated from the coding sequence ATGAGTTTATGGCCACCATATTTAGGAGCGGGAATAAAAATAACCAATATTAGCAAAGACTTTCTTATGCTCGATGTGGCTATGAATTTAAAATGGTACAATAGAAATTTCGTAGGCACCCATTTTGGAGGCTCCTTATTTTCAATGACCGACCCTTTTTATATGCTTATGCTCATAAAAAGTCTAGGTTCTGAATATATTATTTGGGATAAAGCTTCTAAAATTGAATTTATTAAACCTGGTAAAGGAACAGTTAAAGCTCATTTTGAATTTACACAAGATGAAATTGATGAAATTAGACAGCATGCTGAAAGTAAAAAGAAGTATTTATTTAATAAAGAAGTTTTTATTTTTGATGAACAAGGTGATATTATTGCAAAAGTAGAAAAAACTTTATATGTAAAAAAGATATAA
- the sucD gene encoding succinate--CoA ligase subunit alpha, with protein MSILVGKQTKLICQGISGSAGKFHSEKCAEYGTQLVGGVVPGKGGSTVLDRPVFNTVAEAMHKTGANASMIFVPPPFAADSILEAIDAGIELIVAITEGIPVLDMLRVRKALNNAGGRTRLIGPNCPGVITPGDKCKIGIMPGHIHLPGRVGIISKSGTLTYEAVGQTSALGIGQSTCVGIGGDPINGTSFIEVLEMFQQDPDTDAVIMIGEIGGNLEIEAAEWIKRNMKKPVVGFIAGQTAPKGKRMGHAGAIISGGKGTAEEKIEAMKSCGLHVAMSPADMGITLKKALGK; from the coding sequence ATGTCAATTCTCGTTGGGAAACAAACTAAACTTATTTGCCAAGGTATTTCAGGAAGCGCAGGAAAATTTCACTCTGAAAAATGTGCAGAGTATGGAACTCAGTTGGTTGGCGGTGTGGTGCCTGGAAAAGGCGGCTCTACTGTTTTAGATAGACCTGTATTCAATACTGTTGCAGAAGCTATGCATAAAACAGGTGCCAATGCATCCATGATTTTTGTACCCCCTCCTTTTGCAGCAGATTCTATTTTAGAAGCCATTGATGCGGGTATTGAATTGATTGTTGCCATCACAGAAGGCATTCCTGTACTCGATATGTTGAGAGTGAGAAAAGCACTTAACAACGCAGGTGGTCGTACGCGTTTAATTGGACCAAACTGTCCTGGTGTGATCACTCCTGGTGACAAGTGCAAAATCGGAATTATGCCAGGACATATCCACTTGCCAGGCCGTGTTGGGATTATCAGTAAGTCTGGAACGTTAACTTATGAAGCTGTGGGGCAAACTTCCGCTTTAGGAATTGGTCAATCCACATGCGTGGGCATTGGTGGCGATCCTATTAATGGTACAAGTTTTATTGAAGTTCTAGAGATGTTCCAACAAGATCCAGACACCGATGCTGTTATTATGATTGGTGAAATTGGTGGTAATTTGGAAATTGAAGCTGCTGAATGGATTAAAAGAAACATGAAAAAACCTGTGGTAGGCTTTATTGCTGGTCAAACAGCTCCAAAAGGCAAACGTATGGGGCATGCGGGCGCAATTATCAGCGGCGGAAAAGGAACTGCAGAAGAAAAAATTGAAGCTATGAAATCCTGTGGATTGCATGTGGCTATGAGCCCTGCAGATATGGGAATCACTTTGAAAAAAGCATTAGGTAAGTAA
- the sucC gene encoding ADP-forming succinate--CoA ligase subunit beta translates to MNIHEYQAKELLSRFGLSIPLGKLAYTATEAEWAARSLSCGKEGRVAVIKAQVHSGGRGKAGGVKLVKTPDEAYAAAEKMLGMTLVTNQTGPQGKKVNKLLVAEGCDIDKEYYFALVVNRETASIGIMASTEGGMDIEEVAEKHPEKIITADIDPTVGLHDFTIRKLSLALGFGLGTPLAKDFAKTLKGLYQAFLEYDCSMVEINPLVLTKKGTLAILDCKMSFDENALFRHPNIADLRDYEEDDARELEASKYGLSYVSLEGNIGCLVNGAGLAMATMDIIKQTGGQPANFLDVGGGASQETVTQAFRIILRDNAVKGIFVNIFGGIMKCDVIANGIVAAAKELGLKVPLVVRLEGTNVELGKKILSESGLNILSASSMGDGAQKIVNAVK, encoded by the coding sequence ATGAATATTCATGAGTATCAGGCAAAGGAACTCCTTTCCCGTTTTGGTTTAAGTATTCCCCTAGGGAAGCTGGCATACACTGCAACAGAAGCAGAATGGGCAGCGCGCAGTTTATCTTGTGGAAAAGAGGGAAGAGTCGCTGTTATAAAAGCACAAGTTCATTCCGGTGGTCGTGGAAAAGCGGGTGGTGTGAAGCTTGTAAAAACTCCAGATGAAGCTTATGCAGCTGCGGAAAAAATGTTGGGAATGACTCTTGTCACTAATCAAACGGGACCACAAGGAAAAAAAGTAAATAAATTACTTGTTGCTGAAGGTTGTGATATTGATAAAGAGTATTATTTTGCACTCGTAGTCAATCGTGAAACGGCTTCTATTGGTATTATGGCATCAACAGAAGGTGGCATGGATATTGAAGAAGTTGCTGAAAAACATCCTGAAAAAATCATCACCGCAGATATCGATCCCACTGTGGGCTTACACGATTTTACAATACGTAAATTAAGTCTCGCATTAGGATTTGGTTTAGGAACTCCTCTTGCCAAAGATTTTGCAAAAACTTTAAAAGGTTTATACCAAGCATTTTTAGAATATGATTGCTCTATGGTTGAAATAAATCCACTTGTTCTGACTAAAAAAGGAACATTAGCAATCCTTGATTGCAAAATGAGTTTTGATGAAAATGCTCTGTTTCGGCATCCAAATATTGCAGATCTTCGCGATTATGAAGAAGATGATGCTAGAGAATTAGAAGCATCTAAATATGGATTAAGTTATGTTTCGTTAGAGGGTAACATCGGTTGTCTAGTAAATGGTGCTGGTCTTGCTATGGCAACTATGGACATAATTAAACAAACAGGTGGACAACCTGCCAACTTTTTAGATGTGGGCGGTGGAGCAAGTCAAGAAACCGTAACACAAGCATTCCGTATTATTCTTCGTGATAATGCTGTAAAAGGAATATTTGTAAATATTTTTGGTGGGATTATGAAATGCGATGTTATTGCAAACGGTATTGTTGCCGCAGCTAAAGAACTCGGATTAAAAGTTCCTCTTGTCGTTCGCCTTGAAGGTACCAACGTAGAACTTGGTAAAAAAATTCTTAGTGAATCTGGATTAAATATTTTAAGTGCTTCATCCATGGGTGATGGTGCGCAAAAAATTGTCAATGCTGTAAAGTAA
- a CDS encoding DUF3135 domain-containing protein, protein MDKENRYVELHSPDLLKALQKRNDYFQTLPEEKREEAYMFQEYIDAELKKAGNQNNKLSILSNLMKEQMRELHKQSRSLSSTLTSFSKSLKEFAENKINNS, encoded by the coding sequence TTGGACAAAGAAAATAGGTATGTAGAGCTTCACTCGCCTGACTTATTGAAAGCATTGCAAAAAAGAAATGATTATTTTCAAACTCTGCCTGAAGAGAAAAGAGAAGAAGCATATATGTTTCAAGAATATATTGATGCTGAGCTTAAAAAAGCAGGAAATCAAAATAATAAATTATCTATATTGAGCAATCTTATGAAAGAGCAGATGAGAGAACTTCATAAACAATCTCGCTCCTTATCTAGTACTTTAACAAGTTTTTCAAAATCATTAAAAGAATTTGCTGAAAATAAAATAAACAACTCCTAA
- a CDS encoding chorismate-binding protein, with protein MNDNLIKNFWNCGCFIGIPSENKIYVMTHQSDFKNNECILNPPYFYLNDFYMNHSSPYFKGEVFFEISYSEMLKLISKEFSEKPQISWNELSKKNYINQFESIKNAIDTGYLKKGVPYSSLNGQSLISTKNKVYLIKSLLENKNQNSTYIYGYWNQFNGFIGSTPELLFIQNDCYVQTIALAGTVPNAKNVNKEAFVNNQKMQKEHLLVIEGLKHSLSQFGMVSIGETKILELPKLIHLKTDILVKLKENFPFQFEKFLKEIHPTAAVGSLPKNSQGNWLPQTKEEILNRGYYAAPFGIILDENNSICICTIRGMQWQDNIVKICAGGGVILESDINLEWQEIESKMDAIKYSLGL; from the coding sequence ATGAATGATAATTTGATAAAAAATTTTTGGAATTGTGGATGCTTTATTGGTATTCCTTCCGAGAATAAAATTTATGTAATGACTCATCAAAGTGATTTTAAAAATAATGAATGTATTTTAAATCCGCCTTATTTTTATTTAAATGATTTTTATATGAATCATTCTTCACCGTATTTTAAAGGAGAAGTATTTTTTGAAATAAGCTATTCTGAAATGCTTAAATTAATTTCAAAAGAGTTCTCTGAAAAACCTCAAATATCATGGAATGAATTAAGTAAAAAAAATTATATTAATCAGTTTGAATCAATAAAAAATGCTATTGATACTGGCTATTTAAAAAAAGGTGTCCCTTATTCTTCTTTGAATGGGCAATCTTTAATATCAACAAAAAATAAAGTCTATTTAATTAAAAGTTTACTTGAAAATAAAAATCAAAATTCAACTTATATTTACGGATATTGGAATCAATTTAATGGTTTTATTGGTTCAACACCTGAGCTATTATTTATACAGAATGATTGTTATGTTCAAACGATTGCACTTGCAGGAACAGTTCCAAATGCAAAAAATGTAAATAAAGAAGCCTTTGTAAATAATCAAAAAATGCAAAAAGAACATTTGTTAGTCATTGAAGGTTTGAAACACTCTCTTTCTCAATTTGGAATGGTTTCTATTGGAGAAACTAAAATTTTAGAATTGCCTAAATTGATACATTTAAAAACGGATATTTTAGTTAAACTTAAAGAGAATTTTCCTTTTCAGTTTGAAAAATTTTTAAAAGAAATTCATCCAACGGCTGCCGTAGGATCTTTGCCTAAAAACAGTCAAGGCAACTGGTTACCACAAACAAAAGAGGAAATATTAAATAGAGGGTATTATGCTGCTCCTTTTGGAATTATATTAGATGAAAATAATTCCATATGTATTTGCACGATTAGGGGCATGCAGTGGCAAGACAATATTGTTAAAATATGTGCAGGCGGAGGGGTTATTTTAGAAAGTGATATCAATTTAGAGTGGCAAGAAATTGAGTCAAAAATGGATGCTATCAAATATAGTTTAGGTCTTTGA
- a CDS encoding RluA family pseudouridine synthase: protein MANEMSEIIQLNVPEEFENERLDIFITRMFDLIPSRSFASKLIENNKVKVDQKFQKSSFRLKKNQIIELNTSFLTEINPNPIGENIPLNILYEDAHLIVIHKPAGMVVHPGAGVHSGTLVNAILGYCGATLPSLGAPSRAGIVHRLDRDTSGVMVVAKSQLALTQLSKQFADHSQIRIYHAIVYGELNPKEGKIETWHGRDPKNRLKYSVQEMGVGKKAILNYATIKNICQNLISLVSCQLYTGRTHQIRVQMSSINHGIIGDALYAKTPQTIKANKELLALISKNAIRQMLHAVHLGFKHPLTGEHMGFDAPYPDDFQNILNLLQ, encoded by the coding sequence ATGGCAAACGAAATGAGTGAAATTATTCAGTTGAATGTTCCAGAAGAATTTGAAAACGAGCGTCTCGATATTTTCATCACCCGCATGTTTGATTTGATTCCAAGCCGTTCTTTTGCTTCCAAACTCATTGAAAACAATAAAGTAAAAGTAGATCAAAAATTTCAAAAGTCTTCATTTCGTTTAAAAAAAAATCAAATTATTGAATTAAATACCTCTTTTTTAACAGAAATTAACCCGAATCCTATTGGCGAAAATATTCCATTAAATATATTATATGAGGACGCGCATTTAATAGTTATTCATAAACCTGCAGGAATGGTTGTTCATCCTGGGGCGGGCGTTCATTCGGGAACTCTTGTAAATGCGATTTTAGGGTATTGTGGTGCTACGCTCCCTTCGTTGGGAGCTCCTTCTCGAGCAGGAATTGTTCATAGACTTGATCGCGATACGAGCGGTGTGATGGTTGTAGCAAAATCACAATTAGCATTAACTCAATTATCTAAGCAATTTGCGGATCATTCACAAATACGAATTTATCATGCTATCGTGTATGGAGAATTAAATCCCAAAGAGGGTAAAATTGAAACTTGGCATGGCCGCGATCCTAAAAATCGGCTCAAATATTCTGTTCAGGAAATGGGTGTAGGTAAAAAAGCAATTTTGAATTACGCAACAATAAAGAATATTTGTCAGAATTTAATTTCATTAGTTTCTTGTCAATTATATACAGGTAGAACACATCAAATTCGTGTACAAATGAGCTCTATAAACCACGGTATTATTGGTGATGCTCTTTATGCAAAAACTCCACAAACAATTAAAGCTAATAAAGAATTATTAGCTTTAATTAGCAAAAATGCAATACGACAAATGTTACACGCAGTTCATCTTGGTTTCAAGCATCCTCTTACAGGTGAGCATATGGGGTTTGATGCTCCTTATCCTGATGATTTTCAAAATATTTTAAATCTTTTGCAATAA
- a CDS encoding helix-turn-helix domain-containing protein — MNTLSKRKNPFEVLGLSDGEMSLNKIEIAYRNTRKNLDEQMTLGNAYHITYEEIEKAFQELITYLDEDPARDSEEVVISSSFLPKFNSNKSRNKPKKETNIVYFYQEKEAFKEQPKPTIIKENIKRPIDSIMNMKTPNSKRVTALMAKKPDKIKELEKYISENEKISGGLLKILRDKMHVSIEEMSNKIKVSRLYLDAIENDCFDKLPAEVYAKGFFNSYLNYLGLDRKDLVEALMDVYRAQKRLIKNS, encoded by the coding sequence ATGAACACATTAAGTAAAAGAAAAAATCCTTTTGAAGTGCTTGGTCTTAGTGACGGTGAAATGTCACTAAATAAAATTGAAATTGCTTATCGAAATACGAGAAAAAATCTTGATGAGCAAATGACTCTTGGTAATGCTTATCATATTACATATGAAGAAATTGAAAAAGCATTTCAGGAGTTAATAACCTATTTAGACGAAGATCCTGCACGTGATTCTGAAGAAGTTGTGATCTCTTCTTCTTTTTTACCTAAATTTAATTCTAATAAATCGCGTAATAAACCAAAAAAAGAAACCAATATTGTATATTTTTATCAAGAAAAAGAAGCTTTTAAAGAACAACCAAAACCTACAATTATAAAAGAAAATATCAAACGTCCAATAGATAGTATTATGAATATGAAAACCCCAAATTCAAAAAGGGTTACAGCTTTAATGGCAAAAAAACCTGATAAAATAAAAGAACTCGAAAAATATATTTCTGAAAATGAAAAAATATCGGGAGGATTGCTAAAAATTCTTAGAGATAAAATGCATGTCAGTATTGAAGAAATGTCAAATAAAATTAAAGTGAGTAGATTATATTTAGACGCTATTGAAAATGATTGTTTTGATAAATTACCTGCAGAAGTTTATGCTAAAGGATTTTTTAATTCTTATTTAAATTATTTAGGGCTTGACAGAAAGGATCTTGTTGAAGCATTAATGGATGTTTATAGAGCCCAAAAAAGGTTGATTAAAAATAGTTAG
- a CDS encoding P-loop NTPase → MLKTVAKGIFNTKESSDFTERIIKAYYNNQNKKITENNFNDSYIPNINESESFAPLNQSEKADLHSHTQPSKKELTDSKSTSHSPQIISIGGGKGGIGKSFLSANICVRLATLGYKVSVVDLDLGAANLHTCLGVPTPRSGISDFIHGNVSTLEETGIPCCLPNLTLYGGGQEFWQQIKPQSSQKIKLISKLQELDADYVFLDLGAGTHIHTLDFFIFSHGGILVVAPEPTSIENAYVFMKSVLYRKIQSICKGFEIDEALENELLQRISSPRSSETPFSQLVSFSQKNREVGKLIKEMIEATNIGIIMNQVRTKEDRDLGESMSVICSRYFGFSSQFLGSTRYDDAVWKSVRVRRPLILDYPLSAIAVNINQITDKITKMFIQDDKKDNIEKAG, encoded by the coding sequence ATGTTAAAGACTGTTGCAAAGGGGATTTTTAATACAAAAGAATCATCTGATTTTACAGAAAGAATTATTAAAGCTTATTATAATAACCAAAATAAAAAGATTACAGAAAACAACTTTAATGATTCTTATATCCCAAATATAAATGAATCTGAAAGTTTTGCACCATTAAATCAATCTGAAAAAGCGGATTTACATAGTCATACACAGCCCTCGAAAAAAGAATTAACTGATTCTAAGAGCACTTCGCATTCTCCTCAAATAATTTCTATAGGAGGCGGTAAAGGCGGCATTGGTAAGAGTTTTTTATCTGCAAATATTTGTGTGAGATTAGCTACTCTTGGTTATAAAGTTTCTGTTGTTGATCTTGATTTAGGGGCTGCCAATTTACATACGTGCTTAGGTGTTCCCACGCCACGTTCAGGGATTTCTGATTTCATTCATGGCAATGTTTCGACGTTAGAAGAAACGGGTATCCCCTGTTGTCTTCCTAATCTTACTTTATATGGCGGGGGGCAGGAGTTTTGGCAGCAAATTAAACCGCAAAGTTCACAAAAAATAAAATTAATATCCAAGCTTCAAGAACTTGATGCGGATTATGTTTTTTTAGATTTAGGTGCGGGAACGCACATCCACACTCTCGATTTTTTTATTTTTTCCCATGGAGGTATTTTAGTCGTTGCTCCTGAGCCGACGAGTATTGAGAATGCTTATGTATTTATGAAAAGCGTTTTATATAGGAAAATTCAAAGTATATGCAAGGGATTTGAAATAGATGAGGCACTTGAAAATGAGCTTTTACAAAGAATCTCAAGCCCCCGAAGTTCAGAAACCCCTTTTTCACAGTTGGTTTCCTTTTCTCAAAAAAATAGAGAAGTCGGAAAATTGATAAAAGAAATGATTGAAGCCACAAATATTGGTATCATTATGAATCAAGTGCGTACGAAAGAAGATAGAGATTTGGGAGAGTCCATGTCTGTGATTTGCAGTCGTTACTTTGGATTTTCCTCTCAATTTCTAGGATCAACAAGATATGACGATGCCGTATGGAAGTCGGTAAGAGTGAGAAGGCCACTTATTTTGGACTATCCCTTATCTGCGATTGCGGTAAATATCAATCAAATTACAGATAAAATAACTAAAATGTTCATTCAGGATGATAAAAAGGATAATATAGAAAAAGCTGGTTGA